The following is a genomic window from Adhaeribacter radiodurans.
TTAGTGGCCGCTACTGCTTATTCGCTGCGGATTATGCAAAAGGTATTTCTGGGTAAAAACCATTCTGACCATTTAATGCCAGACCTTAATTTTAGGGAAATGGGTATGGCTGCATCGTTGGTAATTACAATTTTATGGCTGGGGTTAAATCCGCAACCTGTTTTAGACCGGGCACGATTATCCTTGCAAGAACAACTGCAGGCTTATCAAAAACAAAATGTAAAAACAGCAAAACCCGTCGAGGTAGCCCAGCAAAGTATTTCTCCGGATTCTGTATTATCCATTCCAACAAAAGGAGGTTCGCATGCGCTTAAATGATCTCAATTATCTGATGCCGCTGCTGGTATTAGTAGGAGCCGCTACCTTAAATATGCTGGTAATAGCGGTAAAACGAAATCATAAAGTTATATACGGCATAACCTTAGTAGCGCATATAATAGCCCTAACCACTCTTTTATTCCTTGGTAATCATCCCTACACGATAGATCCTTTTTTTATAATTGATGGTTGGGGTATCTTTAATTTAGGGCTGATTTTGGTAACGTCTCTTTTTGTTACCATGTTATCGTATGCCTACTTTGAACAACGGGAAGAACGCCGCGAAGAATATTATATCTTGCTTATTCTTGCCACTCTTGGTTCGTGCGTTTTAGTAATTAGCCAGCATTTTATGGCCCTATTTCTGGGGCTGGAAGTTTTAAGTGTGGCCTTATACAGTTTAATTGCTTATTTGCGTACCCGCGAACATTCCGATGAAGCCGGCATAAAATATTTAATTTTGGCGGCAATGTCGTCGGCTTTTTTACTATTTGGTATGGCATTAATTTATGCCGACAGTGGTACAATGGCTTTTGCGAGTATTGCCGCCCATTTAAAAGCTTTACCGGAATTGCCTCCTTTACTCTTAACCGGTTTCGGGCTAATGGTAGTGGGTATTGGATTTAAATTAGGAGTAGTGCCTTTTCATATGTGGGCGCCCGATGTGTACGAAGGGGCTCCGGCTCCGGTAACGGCCTTTATTGCCACGGTATCCAAAGGCGGCATGATAGCTTTGTTAATCCGCTTTTTTGCCCAGGTTGATGGATATCGTTACCCGAACCTGATGCTTGTTTTTACTATTATTGCCATTGCCTCTATGTTGGCGGGTAACTTGCTGGCTTTGCGGCAAAGAAACGTTAAACGATTACTGGCTTATTCTTCTATTGCGCATTTAGGATATATTCTGGTGGCTTTTTTAGCCGGTAATCAATTGGGAGTAGAAGCAGTTAGCTTTTATTTGGTAGCTTATTTTATTACCAGCCTCGGTGCGTTTGGAGTTGTAGCCTTGTTATCAGATACCCGGCGCGATGCCGATCGGCTCCGCGATTACCGCGGATTATTCTGGCGACGCCCCGCCACTGCCGCTATTTTTACAGCTATGCTGCTTTCTCTGGCGGGTATTCCGCTTACGGCAGGGTTTGTAGGTAAATTTTATATATTGGCTTCCGGAGTAAATGCCCAACGCTGGTTATTGGTTATTATGCTCATTCTTAATAGTGTAATTGGCTTATATTACTACATTAAAGTAATTGCCGCCATGTTTGCCCAAACACAATCCAGTCAGAAAAAAACTCGTAAAGTACTTCATCCGGCTATCTCGTTTGCTACAGGGGCTACAATGGCTATTTTAGCCCTATTATTGGTGTATATCGGAATTTACCCTACTACCCTGGTACAATTATTAAAAGGTTTACTAACCACAATTGTGACTACCCAATGATATTTAATAATACCCAATGGTAAGAAGTAGTTGCTTTGGTAAACTTTGATTTTGTTCTTTGGATCCTTTTCAAGTCACCAGGCAGCGGTGCTAACTAGTCTGATATTTCAAGTGTGCCTCGTGGCCGGCGGGCCTCGTTTGGCTGTTTCGGGCGGTTTATCGAACCTTGGTTCACTCCGTTGCGCCATGCTGCTTTGCAGCACCTGAACGCTAAAATGCACTCAACAGCCAAACTGGTGTCTTTTGCTAGTAGCTACCGTTAATCTTACATTTACCGAAGATGACGAAGATTAATTAACCTGTTTTCTTTTACTGTCTTTGTTACCCTTGCCCGCACTAGTCTTGGCGGAGTAGGGTTGGTGATACTCACTATGGCGCGGAAGTTACTTCCGTGCCTTTCTCTACTAGATACTTTCTAGGTTCTTTTCTAGCACATTTTTCTTGTACAACTTGCTGACGCCAGTCTCAGCGGAGCGGGACTTGTGCTTTACAGACAAAAGCTAGTCTCCCGACTGGCAGAAACTCAGCCATTATACGTCATTCGGGAGACTGACTCTTGTTCTTACGCTCAAGTGACGCTTGGCTTAATACTTGCGTGAGGAGGCGGACTTAGTAAATTCTTTACCTCTGAAAGCTAGAGTTAGGTAACTACTGGAGAAAGACATCCGTTTGGCTATTGAGGGCCTTTTAGCGTTCCGGTGCTGAGAGCAGCATGGCGCAACGGAGTGAACCAAGGTTCGCTAAACTGCCCGAAACAGCCAAGCGAGGCCCGCCGGCCACGAGGCAAACTCTAAATCTCAAGCTAGATAGCACCGCTGCCTGGAGACTCGAAAAGGCTCCAAAGTACAAGCTTACTATCCAGCAAAATCTATAATAGCTTTTTGTTACAATTAGGTATAAAATATTAATTCAAAATGACTTAGAAAGCATTGTCTTTTAGTTATACATTTCCTAATTAATATAACTAAATTTCCCCGATGCTCGATTTAAATTTACTTGATTCTACAACAAGGGCAAAATATTTTCCATGGGAGTTTCCCCTTTAAAGGCTTTTACCAGTTTACCCTGCTCCGTGTAAATATAAACAGAAGGAGCCGGAATGGCGCCTAATTCTTGTAAGATGATATTGAATGGGGTTTGAGCGTAAAAAATATTAGGACCAGATAAATTATATTTCATAAAAAATTGCTGCATCTGATCAAAAGGTGCCGGCGAAAAAAAGTAGACCGTGTACTTGGCAAAAGCTGGTAAATGTTTTTGCATTTCGTTCGCCTCGCGCTGACAATGCTCACAATCCGGTTCAAAAAATATGAGAACCGTTTTTCCTTTTAAATCTTTAGCGTTAATTTTTGTTTGATCCGGTTTGGTAAGGGGCAAATTAGGTAAATCGTTAGCCGGGGTGGGCGGAGTTCTCGCCACAGAAGTGGTAGGCTGCGCATTAGAATTATCCTGTTCTATTTGTGGCTCTTCTGAACGCATAATAAACCAAGCCCCTAAAACAATAACTGCTAATATTACCGAAATCAATAATCCTTTATTCATTTTATATATTCTGTAAACTATTATAGGATATTCTACTTAAAAGCAAATAGTAGAGATACCTTTAACTTTATTAAACTGTAAAGAAAAACTAAAATCAGATGAGTTGAAATCTACGTTAATTTTAATTTATTCGATTCATCTAAAATTAATAATCAAATTTTTAATAGTTCAAATACTTAAAAGGCTTATCTAAACTAAGCTGGAATTTTATCCAAACTCTTGATTTCAGCTTTGTAAGAAGCCGGCAAGATACTGTTTTTTAATAATCCATCTAACTTTAACTTTCTACTGAGTTTATAGGCAATTACAATTGGTTTCATGTAAGCTGTTTTACCTAAACCCAGCAGCTTATTTACTTTTTCCGAAACCAATAATTGTTGTGCCTGCTTTAGCAAAATAAACCGGAAAAGCCCCAAATGTTTTTTGTATTGCTGATATAAATCCTTTGTATAGTGGCTGTATTGTAAATCTTGCTCTAAATGTTGCTCTCGCATTACTAGCCAATCCTGGTAAGTGGTGGGAAGTCCTACTAATCCCATCCGCTGCCCCACCTGCAAAAACACCTGGCACACTTCTATTTTCTCTGACAGGGTTAATTTTCTTTCCAGTAATTCATAAGCCCTTATGGAATAATCAATCAGCATGAACAATACGTCGCGGTAGGCCCAGTCCGGAATAGCGGCACCCCGGTTACTTTCTACCTTAGCATGAATAGTTGCCATATTATCGATCGCCCGGTAAGCTCCTACTCTATCCGAAAAAACTATTAACCGCGCATAAGCCACCGTCGAAAATAATCGTCCTAACGGATCGGCGGGTAATCGGCCAGTAAAGTACAACCAATCCACCGCTTTATTTAAGGCAAATTCCGCCGCAGATCCGGCAAAAATAAATAAGATTGTATCGCTGTTGCCCCAGATTCTTCTTACCACCGAGCTTTTATCCACAAAATAATCCATACTGGTTTAACGAAAAATTTAGTAAATTTTAGTCATCCAACAGCAATCTTTTTTGGTTTCTGGACAAACCAAATTTTTAAAATGTTTCGAATGGCTCACCTCACTGCCAAAGTATTGTACAAGAATTCTCTTTCGCTGTTTTCAAAAATTACTTGATCTTAATTTTATTCAACATTCTTTAAAATATAGATTGATTAAAAGAAAATCCGAACTTTGCTGGGCTAAAACATTGTTTTAGTAGTATTCAAAATTTAAATGTCTGGGATAACTACCCGGCTTGTTTTCATGAAAAAAGAATTAGAACTGGTTCTTCCTCCAGAAGTAGCTTACGATGAAGCGCTTCTGCAAAATGCTATCTTAAAAAACGTGGGTGCCCAACCAGAAGAGATAGCCTACATTCATAAATTAAAACGCTCGATAGATGCCCGTGGAAAAAATGTATTGTTACGGGTACGGGCCGACGTATATTTTAGCACTCCCCCAAACGATATTCTGCAACCTAAATTCCACTACCCTACCGTTGATAAAGCGCCACATGTTATTATTGTAGGAGCTGGTCCGGCAGGTTTGTTTGCGGCTTTGCGCTGTATTGAATTAAATTTAAAGCCAATAATCTTAGAACGGGGCAAGGATGTACGCACCCGCCGGCGGGATTTGGCAGCTATTAACAAAGAACACGTTGTAAATCCGGATTCTAATTATTGTTTCGGCGAAGGCGGTGCTGGTACCTACTCCGATGGTAAATTGTATACCCGTTCTAAGAAACGGGGCGATGTTTACCGGGCTTTGCAAATTTTAGTGCAGCACGGTGCTACTCCCGATATTTTGTTTGATGCGCACCCGCATATTGGCACAAATAAGCTGCCGGTTTTAATTTCTAATATTCGGGAAAGTATTTTAAACGCCGGTGGAGAAATTCATTTTGATACCCGCGTTACAGATTTTATAATTGAGCAAAACACTATAAAAGGAGTAGTTACCCAAGCGGGTAATCTGTTCGAAGGCGAAGGCGTAATTTTAGCAACCGGACACTCGGCCCGTGATATTTACGAGCTTTTGGCTTCCAAAAATATTTACATTGAAGCCAAGCCTTTTGCCATGGGAGTGCGGGTAGAACATCAGCAATCTTTTATTGATTCCATTCAATACCATTGCGATAACCGCGGACCGTATTTACCGGCATCATCGTATGCTTTGGTGCACCAAACTACTTACGCTAAAAAACAGCGGGGCATATTTTCGTTCTGTATGTGTCCGGGTGGTTTTATGGTGCCTTCTGCTACTGCTCCGGGCGAAGTGGTGGTAAACGGCATGTCGCCGAGCCGGCGCGATTCTAAGTTTGCTAATTCTGGTATTGTAGTAGCTATTGAAACAGAAGATATGGACGTAAAAACCCATGGACCATTAGCGGGTTTACGCTTGCAACAAGCCCTGGAACAACAAGCTTGCGCTATTGCGGGAGGTACACAAAAAGCCCCGTCCCAACTTTTGCAGGACTTTACCCGATCCAAGCTCTCCAGCCATTTACTCGAAACGTCGTACCAGCCCGGTTTAACTTCCGTGGATATGAATGAATTATTTCCGGCCAGCATTGCATACCGATTGCGCGAAGGATTTACTTATTTTAACAGTAAAATGAAAAATTATGTAAGTAACGAAGCCCAGATTATAGGGGTAGAAAGCCGCACTTCGTCCCCCGTACGAATTCCGCGCGACCGGGAAACGCTCGAACACGTACAAATTAACAACTTGTATCCGTGCGGCGAAGGTGCGGGTTATGCCGGTGGAATTGTTTCTGCCGCTATGGATGGAGAACGGTGCGCGGAAAAAATTGCCGCCAAAGTGAACCGTTAAATAATAGTAGAAGTAAATTATATAACTTTTAAAATAGAAAGTCTGTTAAATCAACGTTTAAAGCATTTTTATTTACTTTAATCGTTAAGTTGGCAGTATTAAATGCAAATTTTTTATTAAATCGCATCCGGATTTATCTTGGGTAAACAAATATTTATCCCGCATAAACGGAATTAATTCTTTACCATTATGAAAAAAACAGTTGTATTAGGCGCTACGGATAATCCGTCGCGGTTTGCTTACCGGGCTGTACACAAATTAAAACAGTATGGTCATGAGGTAGTGCCCGTCGGAATCCGGAATGGCGATGTAGCCGGAATTAAGATTGACACTGAAAAAAATCCGGTAGAAAATGTAGATACAGTTACTTTATACGTGGGACCTCAAAATCAGCCTTCTTGGTACGATTATATTTTAAGTTTAAAGCCAAATCGTATTATATTTAACCCCGGCACTGAAAACCCGGAACTGGAAAGAAAAGCCGCCGAACAAAATATTAAAACTTTACATCACTGCACCTTGGTTATGTTGGCCGTAGGCGAATATTAATTTAAATATTCGAACTCTGATCCGCTATTAGAGCCTGGCATCGCAAGATGATCCAGGCTTTACTTTTTTGCTGTTTTTTGATTATAAAGGGTTAGTTATTCCAGGCAATATTTACTAAATTACTATATGCGGCTGGGTATTAGTAGGAGGTTAGAAATAGAATAAAGGAGAGAAATCTTATTTATCGGGTCATTCAGGAAGAAACTCTTTTTCTACGTAGCTACCTAGTTTCTTTCTGGATGATCCAAATATTATAACTTATCCTATATCGCATAAACCGTCTTTCATATAATACTTATTTCAAGCATGTGCTCGAACTTACTTTAAGTACCTATAAAATCAAGAAATTAGTATTTGATATTCAATTCTACTTAATCGCATTAAAAAAATTAATAAATCTGTTCTTTAAGTAGCTCCCTTTTTTCCTCAGTTACTTTAACAATTCCGCTTTCCTTTCTCCAGCATCAAAATCCAACCAAACTGCCGAATGAATAATCGTTGAATGTTAAAAGTTATTCAGGCTTTAGGCGAATAAGGTTTAAATCTGGTTTTAATAGTTACTATACAGCTGAATTTAACAAAAATTAGCTTGCTCCTTATTTATAATTTACTAAAATTCAGTATTTTATAATAACAATTAAATAATTTTACTTCTTTTTTAGATTATCAGGCAACCGATATAAATCGGCTTGCATCTACTAAACAAACAGTCTTAATTTAGTAATCTGAAACAATTTTAATCATCCACGTGACCGAAGCGGAACTTATACGAGGCTTAGTTAAAGGTGAAGCCAAAGCCCATAAAACCCTGTATGAAAAGTACGCCGGGGTAATGTTAGGTATTTGTTTACGCTATTTAAAAAACCAGATGGATGCCGAAGAAGTAATGTTAACAGGGTTTGTGAAAGTGTTTCAACATGTTACTCAGTTCGAAAACAAAGGAAGTTTTGAAGGTTGGATGAAACGTATTATGGTAAACGAAGCACTCGGGTTTTTACGCAAGAAAGAACCAATGCATTTGGCCATAGAAAAAGATATTTTGCAGGTAGCCACCGAAGCCAACGCGGAACAGGATTTAGCCACCGAAGATTTATTACGCATGCTGCACGAACTACCCGCCGGCTACCGGGCCGTGTTTAACTTGTACGCCATTGAAGGATATTCGCACAAAGAAATTGGAGAGTTGCTGGATATATCGGAAGGAACCTCTAAATCTCAGTTAAGTAAGGCGCGGGCCATGTTGCAGCGGCGTTTACAAAACCAGGAATCGATTACGCTTTAAAAGCAAAAAATATCATGAAGGAAGAAGAAGTAGATCAATATTTTAAAAACAAATTCGGGCAGTTTGCTCCTGAGCCATCGGCTGACGCCTGGGCTCGTTTGCAGAGCAAAATGGAACCCGTACAGCAAAAACGCCCTACAATGTGGGTGTATTACGCGGCGGCATCGGTAAGCTTAATTTTACTATCAGGAGCATTGTTATTTTGGTTCAGAACTAATAGTTCGTTACCAGTAAATGGAGATTTAGCCAATTTAAAACCTGCTACCACTCAACCAACTCCTTTAATAATGAAGGAGCCTATTTTAGCCGATATAAACACCCAGGCACCGGCACTGCCCGAAACAGTAGAGCCGGTAACGCAGGAAAAAGTTAAAGAAACCACTAATAACGCTAGTACTAGTACTACTACCAGCAAACCAATTAAAAAAGGTAAAAAAATACGGCCTGGCATTTTAGTAGCTACCCACCATTTAAAAAATCAAGAGAAAACTTATTCAAAGGATGACTGGAAAACGGTGCCGGAAAATTCACCAGTTACTACAGTAGTAGCGCAAAACGTACCCAATTTACCAACAGTGGCCGAAGAACGGATTATGGAGGTAATTATTAAGAAAGCCCCGGAAGCGGAAGTTGCTTATACCGATAATTCCAATGCAAAAGAATACTCCCATACGCAGGAAATTATCAAGGAAAACATATCGAAGAAAGGGCGGCTGGTTAAAAATATCTTTAAACAAGCGCGCAATTTAAAGAATGGCGAAAAAGTAGAATTATCGGCTTTAGGTTTAAATGCCAATTACCGAATTGATGTAGAAAGTAAATTATTAAAACAAAAATATTCCAAAGTTATTAACCTCTAATCTAAAATTTTTATGAAACGCATACTTATCATTACAGCCCTTTTTTGGGTTGCCGCTACCGCTGTGTCTTTGGCGAACGGATTAGCTGCGAAACCTAAATATGTAGCCTCGCTCCTGGATACTATTCAGATTAATTTAGCCGATGGTGCCAGCCTAACCTTACAAGTTAAAAACACCAGCCAGCTAAAAAATTTCCAAAAATATAGCCTGGATTCCTTAATGGTTTTGTTAAATAAATACGTGCAGCAGGTGGAGAGCATGAGTAAGTCGAGCCCCAATGGTTCAGCCGAAATAAGCATGACCTTTTATCCGGCCAAAGACCTGAATAACCCTAATGCGCCCGAGCAAATTAAAATTAAAATGGCAAGCGGTAATAGTGGAAGCAAACAAACCTGGTCGGCTAATGCAGGAGACCTGGTTAAAGTAGAAGTAGACTACGAAGATGATGAGGACGATGATGACCACAATGGCTCGGTGTACGTGAATGTTAAAACCCGCAACGATAGCCTCCGGAAAGAAAAGATGGAACGTAAAATGAACCGCCGGCACCGCTTTTTCAGCACCATTGATTTAGGTTTGAACACCTTCGTAAATGTTCCTGAATTGAACAATAGCTTGTACGATTTAAAACCTATTGGTTCTCGTTACATTAGCTTAAACCAATACATTTCTACCCGCATTGGTGGAGTTAAAAGCCCGTTAAAATTCCGGACTGGTTTAGAACTTGCTTTTAATAATTACATGCTGGACAAAAACCGCCGCATTACCGATGAAAATAACACCACGGTTTTTTACAACGAGTCTACCTTATCTTTAGAAAAAAGTAAGCTTACCACTTCTTCGTTAAACTTACCGGTAATTATTGAATTAAACTTTAAAGACAAAAACGGCAAAGAATCCTTTAAGATTGGCGGCGGCGGCTTTGTGGGGTACCGTTTAGGCTCGCACACTAAAATTAAATACCAAAGCGAGGGCAATACCTACAAAGATAAAGAGCGCGGTAATTACAACCTGGAAGATATGCAGTACGGCGTTAATTTCTTAATTGGTTACAAATGGATTAATCTGTTTGCTAAATACAACCTGAATGACTTGTTCAAAGATAATCGCGGTCCTAAAATGAACGTTGTAAGTTTCGGCTTCCGGATTTAAAAAAATTCTTTCAGGACTATTCACACAAAGAGGAGATTCTTAAACGGAATCTCCTCTTTGTTTTCTCGTAAGTCTATAAAATTTACCTCTACCCATTTCGAAAAAAATTATCCAGGATTATACCCGTAGCATTCGCTACGTTCAAGGACTCGGCCTTTCCGAAACGGGGAATTTTAATTAATTGGGTTAAGCAGCTTTCTACTTCGGGCCGGATGCCGTGGGCTTCGTTGCCCATAATAAGTACTCCGGTAGGTTGTAACGTTAAGCGATGAATGTTCTGGCCATGGAGCGAAGCGCCATATAGAGGAAGGTCGGCGGGTAATTTTTTCAGGAATTCTGGCAAAGTAACGTATACTACATTCACACGGGTAAAAGAGCCCATGGTAGCTGCAATTACTTTCGGATTGTAAAAATCAGCGCAGGTTTCCGAACAAATAATATGCTGCAGACCGTACCAATCAGCAATCCGGATAATAGTACCCAAATTTCCCGGATCGCGGATATCATCTAAAGCCAACGTTAAGGTTGATAAATCTGGTGCAAAAAAAGCAGGCGCTTTCATCTTAGCAATGGCCAAGGCGGCGTTATTCGTAGAAAAGGTGCCGGCCCTGGTAAGGTCTTTTTCGTCTATTAGCTCGTAAGTCAAACTTTTCGCCTTTATTTCGGTACTTTTACCTAGAAATTCTTCTGTTACGAACAGCTTTTCAATGGTGTAATCAGATAAAAGCAACTCTTTCACGCTTTTAGCTCCTTCTACCAAAAAGGCTTGGTGGAGATGACGGTATTTTTTTACTTGCAAAGAATTGATATATTTTAAAGCTGCTTTCGATAACATAGAGCAAAGGTGATTTTGAAGTTAACGGGTTATATACTTTTTTTTCTCAGTACTAGTTGGTTAGCTGCTTCGTGCGTACCCACGCACCGGTTAGAGAAAAACCAAAATTTATTGTATTCCATTAAGCTGAAAGGGGTAGCGGTAAATGACCCTGCTCAAATTAGCACCTTATACAAACAAAAACCAAATCGTAAGTTTTTAGGTAGTACCCCCTACTTGTCGCTTTATTACTTTGGTAAAAAGTTTTATAATCCAAATAAAATTCAAAGATGGATAGACGAATACCGGGTTCAAACGGATGCTAAAATTGCGGCGGCTGGTACGGATTCTGTCAGGATTTCGAATATATTGGCTAAACGGGAACAACGATTAGCGGTAATGACCCGGAAAAGAGAAGAAGGCAATTGGCTAATGACCGTGGGAGAACCGCCTGCCATTTACGATACTACAAAAACGCAGGCTACCCTGCGTCAGATAAAAACCTACCTGAACACCAAAGGCTTTTTTCATTCTAAAGTAACGTACACCGAAGAAATCAAAGAAAAGAAAGTTTACCTTAATTTATTAGTAGATGAGGATAAACCCACTAAAATTACTCAAATTACCCATGCTATTGCCGATTCGGTTATCGCCCACATTGTAGACTCTGCGCAAACTGCGGCTTTGTTAAAAGTTGGTCAGAATTATGACGAAGAAATTATTGATCAGGAACGAAACCGGCTGGAAATTTTACTACGCAATTTAGGCTATTACGAATTCCGAAAACCATTTATTACGGCCAAAGTAGATACCAATTATGCACCTTATACCGCCCATTTTACCTATTTAATTGCCAATAACAAAGATAATCAGCCCCATAAACAATACCGGATTCGCGAAGTAAGTTTTATCGGTGATGCCGGTTTAAAACGCTTTGGATTTAAGCGAGATACCATTTGGTACAATAATGTTAAATACCTGGCTTACCGGCACAGAATAAATCCTAAGGTACTTGATTCTAAATTAACCATTTACCCGCGCCAACGCTACAGCCTTGATTTAACTCAGCTTACCCAACAGCAATTAAATAACCTGGACATGTTTCGGTTTAATTCCGTAAATTATACCATTTTACCTGACTCCCTAGGTTCTCCGCAGCTAGATGTTTTTGTAAACGTATCGCCTACCAAAAAGTACCAGGAAACCAGCGAAGCTGGCGGAAGTTATACTGCTCGTTTACCCGGCCCGTTTGTGAACCTGCGTTTAAAAGTGCGGAATATATTAGGAGGCGCCGAAATCTTGGATATTGGTTTAAGAGGAGGTTTGCAGGGCCAATATAGTAGCTTAGATTTTAGCGAATCTATCTACATGAAAGACTTTGGGGGGAATATCGGACTTACCTTTCCGCAGTTTTTGGTGCCGTTCCGGGTAAATAAACAATTTAGTAGGTTTAACCCGCGCAGCCGCTTAAATGTATCTTATACCTACGTTGACAGAAGGGAATATGTGCGAACCAACCTGGAAACTACTTTTGATTACATTTGGCAACCCTCTACAAAGGTGCAGTACGTTTTTACCCCAGTAG
Proteins encoded in this region:
- the tamL gene encoding translocation and assembly module lipoprotein TamL; translated protein: MILKLTGYILFFLSTSWLAASCVPTHRLEKNQNLLYSIKLKGVAVNDPAQISTLYKQKPNRKFLGSTPYLSLYYFGKKFYNPNKIQRWIDEYRVQTDAKIAAAGTDSVRISNILAKREQRLAVMTRKREEGNWLMTVGEPPAIYDTTKTQATLRQIKTYLNTKGFFHSKVTYTEEIKEKKVYLNLLVDEDKPTKITQITHAIADSVIAHIVDSAQTAALLKVGQNYDEEIIDQERNRLEILLRNLGYYEFRKPFITAKVDTNYAPYTAHFTYLIANNKDNQPHKQYRIREVSFIGDAGLKRFGFKRDTIWYNNVKYLAYRHRINPKVLDSKLTIYPRQRYSLDLTQLTQQQLNNLDMFRFNSVNYTILPDSLGSPQLDVFVNVSPTKKYQETSEAGGSYTARLPGPFVNLRLKVRNILGGAEILDIGLRGGLQGQYSSLDFSESIYMKDFGGNIGLTFPQFLVPFRVNKQFSRFNPRSRLNVSYTYVDRREYVRTNLETTFDYIWQPSTKVQYVFTPVDISLIKTPRLSPDFEALLNKNTTYGQSFTNAVVPSINFTRFYNDFRNNNSGQFWRLFIEVGGLTALAAEQFRSKEQLNYLGDLRLYKFYRVNSDYRKYLKLSNKSFLVYRLNIGLVQPFKSVGLPYDKYFFGGGGSSIRAWRPRRLGPGAYYAQRPMRDPDTNQIMRDSFGNEIMERDYDTEQPGEMLIETNLEHRFNIVGYLNGAFFIDAGNTWMISEDKNRPDSQFEWSDFLSEFAVGVGTGLRLDFNFLIARFDFSTKVFDPAFTYGNRYVLNQFTLKDIFNRNNKHTTFNLGIGYPF